A stretch of the Drosophila suzukii unplaced genomic scaffold, CBGP_Dsuzu_IsoJpt1.0 scf_24, whole genome shotgun sequence genome encodes the following:
- the LOC118878458 gene encoding prefoldin subunit 1-like isoform X2 encodes MQINKLETTKKINMIDMKCDMVKTGKHKYQLTEKGTSSLSEHARVYQSVGRMFLLTNVQYMREDLKAKQEKCDKAIELLEKKKTFLQKSLKDEEDGLRELVKQRKGADLVAK; translated from the exons ATGCAGATCAACAAACTGGAAACCACCAAGAAGATCAACATGATCGACATGAAGTGCGACATGGTCAAAACGGGCAAGCACAAGTACCAGCTTACTGAGAAGGGCACTAGCAGTCTTTCCGAACACGCAAG AGTTTACCAGTCCGTTGGCCGCATGTTCCTGCTGACGAATGTGCAGTACATGCGGGAAGATCTAAAGGCCAAACAAGAAAAGTGCGACAAGGCGATAGAACTACTAGAAAAAAAGAAGACCTTCCTACAGAAGTCCCTCAAGGATGAAGAAGACGGACTGCGTGAACTCGTGAAGCAGCGTAAGGGGGCCGACCTGGTTGCGAAATAA
- the LOC118878458 gene encoding prefoldin subunit 1-like isoform X1, producing MALMDIELRKAFTEMQINKLETTKKINMIDMKCDMVKTGKHKYQLTEKGTSSLSEHARVYQSVGRMFLLTNVQYMREDLKAKQEKCDKAIELLEKKKTFLQKSLKDEEDGLRELVKQRKGADLVAK from the exons ATGGCACTAATGGACATAGAGCTAAGGAAG GCCTTTACTGAAATGCAGATCAACAAACTGGAAACCACCAAGAAGATCAACATGATCGACATGAAGTGCGACATGGTCAAAACGGGCAAGCACAAGTACCAGCTTACTGAGAAGGGCACTAGCAGTCTTTCCGAACACGCAAG AGTTTACCAGTCCGTTGGCCGCATGTTCCTGCTGACGAATGTGCAGTACATGCGGGAAGATCTAAAGGCCAAACAAGAAAAGTGCGACAAGGCGATAGAACTACTAGAAAAAAAGAAGACCTTCCTACAGAAGTCCCTCAAGGATGAAGAAGACGGACTGCGTGAACTCGTGAAGCAGCGTAAGGGGGCCGACCTGGTTGCGAAATAA